The Cydia strobilella chromosome 13, ilCydStro3.1, whole genome shotgun sequence genomic interval aacaggttgtgaagggcaagaggaatctaccgatatgtcatttttttaaatccgtccagtatcctgagctacagggtgtactgattttcagtatttaaacccataaccctactttctgtttaagtcgcagtcgagtaaaatgttgatattggagtagaacgtgtacaaatgtatagacaaaagtggaattcatattcctccaagtttcatattaagagaatatcccctgaaagggtattgtattgtattgtagttcgggcgattttccgcaactcgacgactggcgcctattttgcgtgacatgggggtaggctagtcctgccagcccagctcctcgaggaaacctatcaaacctttgatgttgagtaggacctcggggaggtctctcaggaatccgagatgttttgccctgtatggggccactccgctgcactccagcaccacgtgagaggctgtttcttctgtctccatgcatcctctgcataggggactgtctgtgacacctgttataaaaagatgtttgttaaatagtccatgacctgttatgacactggttaccatgctcagtcgggtctaattgaaggagcacccttgtgagctttccgttgatgccaggcatggcttgtttggcctgtctgcatccagtctggtttagccaatgttctgtgtgtagtttccctgtacgtgccagcagcattgaacgtaccttgctaaacggtatcgggaggatcggttctgggccaatcgctcccgcactcgatccttgcctggcaagctcgtccgcagcatcgttaccccgggatccgctgtgtcctttgatccattgtagggtgatcttattgttatgacatacctccattagtcgttcgtggcattcgtgtataagtttggatgtgactatatggctttttagagccatcaagactgctctactgtcggagagtatgcggatggaggatcctactaccttccttgccgtgatggcagccgccgcgtttatgatgcccatgcactcagtctggaataccgagttatgggctcctagcggagtggtgattgacatgttcaggtcttctgagaaggttccagagcccgatccgctgtctgttttggacccatcagtgaagattctgagctcccgaggattgagtccttcgtaattgtcgtcctcgtataactgtattttgtaccttttgtcgaagatagcttgtttatgaatccgatccgtgcccgaattgagcactggaaattcgtcatataccttatccaggcaagttgtgtgaagagctcctatgatgttggaccatatgttaagggctcgcagccttaccgctgaaagggtataagcgctaaatctggattcagctattattttctataacaagatgtattttttccgcaaagttatttaggacttttttgtgtagaatttaataagctttaatgttgccttacaccatattttcatagagaacgtatatttagagtaaaacgcaaatttctccaggagcaacaatcttggaaaatgtgtaccaacattttccaagatggctgcgattcctcgaggtccccaaatgtcaaatagtgtggacatgaaaaagagacctttaattaacatacataacaaatttcatatctttggaaagATTTCTAGGTGAGACTTAATACGTTTGTGCTATaattgaaatgtaaaaaaatactttgtctcGAATGTAAATTGTGGaagtagatttatttttaagtcgTAACGGCGTCCTAATATCATGTAAAACGGAAAACGTTGACCGCCCCCTTTCGCAAGTGTCCGGCGACCGTATAGCTAGATGTAATTAGCGCTATAGATCTTTCTATTACTTAGGCCTTATATGCAGCTGTGTTGGTCCATGTCGTGACACGACCCATTTGTGCATAAAAATTTTTATTGCGACCTTTGTACTGTTTGGATCCTGAATCCCTGGGGTTGGAGAGACAGGAGAGGAGGTTGTAATGATTTTAGGTTAACATAGAGAAAGTTGATCGAGAATAACTTCAAGAAGGGCTCGataatttgtatgtaacaaACAATACTCAACAGTGGTGCTTTCTTGACAGTATTGTTTTAAGTATGTTACTGCGTAGTCAatgcttgttattattatttttattttattattttgtttacactAAAGGCTGAAGCCTTGTTTAGTTGACAGTGAAATGAGGTTACTTTGAATGGAAATATTGATCAtcgatttttaaactataagCAATTGGTTTATGAACGTTTTCATCATGTAGTTATTTATGTTAACCTCTCGTGTGTCGGGAttttttttcaagtagtttCTTACGCCTACGCATACTTTTAGTTAGGGCTTAAGGTTGCCAACCATATAAAactctaagggtcggttgcaccactGTTTGTCATTGTTAGAgttcgcaaaattgtattgtatggaaagtttcatagtaaaccgccgcggcgcgccgggtgacgttgatcagtctgtcaagtgcggatggtgcaactggcacttaagcTTGCATTTTAAAATCAACTCCCTGTTTCTCAAGAATCGATGATCAATGTTTCCCCGCGATTTAAAGTAACCCCCTACTAAgtactttaacccttaaatgcatattgttgccaaataaATACAAAGCAATATtgatgcataattaattataatacgcttaattatttatattaggccaggattacacttgtaagttttacttacgtaagtagggacaaagctatttgctagaatgagataacgatattcatatctcattctgtagtatagctgtgtccctacttacgtaagtaaaacttacaagtgtaatcctggccatacattaattaattttatcatgcatttaagggttaaagtttACGTCCTAAagttattcaaattatttagttagaacatttttattttattgtgataatacttacctacatttaatGAAAAGTCGCATTCATTACAAATTGTGATTTacattttcttgaataaatattttttattattgttataggTCTACCACTTTATCTTAGGCGGTTGTTGACCTTTTCGAAGCCACcgtaatccgtcacagaccacagagcaatatagacctacgtgcatatgcataaagttcaatttcagttttgacacttcagtGTCGTGGCGTCCGGGTGACAGCTTTCATGTTTGACACTGCGTCgaaaaagttaaataagttGCGCGGTGATTTGCTAGTAGATGGTAGCCGAATTTTGGGACTAAAACTAGTTTAATATCCTCCTATTATAAGACTACgggcctattgcataataaaatacaagctaatactattagtgattttgtacgtaaaatacaatacaatacaaatgagtttatttcattactttttacagcttttcttagttatagtaacaactaaaaaaatcacttaATAGTATTAgctcttattttattatgcaattcGGCCTAGGTCTTACAGTATTTTTTAGATGCTGGAGCCACTTTTGCAGTTTTGAACTTGGAAACCTTTAATTCCATTATAGTTCCAAATTCGATTTgattttgtccttttaaaaggaaaGCGGGGCTTAGGAGGATATATTTCCTTTCCagttaacataataaaaaatcagCTTCATGCAACCAAAGCCTTTAgtccttcgagcaacaccgggaaGGGAGTCTGCATTCGCACTATTGCCCCTCTGCCGAAGCACATACCCAACTGGGCATGTATGTACAacacaactagcgcggtgcgaTTTGCTACTCATCCGtacacaaaaagagatcgaggtgtgcaagattcGTCTTTGACGTGtttcattttctatgtatttgtgtcgtcattacagattggattttgtatagtgagaagtgcgactgtgtgcacgttacCTCCCGCAAAAATTGTACGATAAGATATCGCTttggaagccggtgttgctcgaaacTACAGTCAGTCCATAGGTGAccatagcacagaataagtaacagtaggtattatcatacagaacggccacgcaccgccccgtaccgattcgaattacctcgccccgcgacagcagattaacgacccttttgccgaccgctcagtactgtttttaagcaactaactcacacaatgacgcatgctgcgtgtacagacgtgccgtttacacatagaaacgcattgatgtatagcgtgtccccggtagcatttatacgtcattatgacgtataaatgacgtcccTTTGCTACCTGATGGGGTCCGCCCTGTGACCATAGGGGCTGGTGCGGGAGCACGCGCGCGTGTGCCATTTTAGGTAATATTCGCCGCACGCGTCCACGCCAGTTAGCATTGCTCATAGTTTCTCGTTAACCCGCTCACCGTGCAACTGCGCCAGCCAGCGGACGCCCTAATAACGTCTTACCAAccgcctcagttaaacggtagactTAAATTAATAACGTTTGTGAATTGAAAAGAGGACCATAAATGTTTTGTATCTATCTGACGTTTCTCTTTCAAGTACATCTGTCCAGGTTTTTCTAACCCTTTTAATGGCAAGAACGTTAAAAGGCGTCGAGACTCACGCTCACGACACGTaagtgggtcaaaattattttcattgtctTGTTTCCGACCACTCTGTCACACTTGTATGTGTttcttatcaaataaataaatgaaaagtagagtgctATAACATGTCTTTATAGCTGTGGCTGTGTGTGTACTTgcgaaaatttaaaactaaatctcaTCCCATACAAAAAGTTCACTCCGTCAccttttttggggacaaaaaacgagaacgaaaataattttgactcaAGTATGGGACTTGTGGCGTAATACTACCTGTCAAAGTACTCTTCATACTTTAAGATTTATTTGActctttgttttttgacttgaTATAATGGTGGCTTTCAACTTaatttttaggcttccgtacccaaagggtaaaaacgggaccctattactaagactcccctgtccgtctgtcaccaggctgtatctcatgaaccatgatagctagacagttgaaattttcacagatgatgtatttgttttgccgctataacaacaaatactaataaaaaccggccaagtgtgagtcggactcgcgcactgagggttccgtactttttagtatttgttgttgtagcggcaacagaaatacatcatctgtgaaaatttcaactgtctagctaccacggttcatgagatacagcctggtgacagacggacagcggagtcttagtaatagggtcccgtttttaccctttgggtacggaaccctaaaaaagtacagaaccctcggtgggcgagtccgactttaTGTGAGATGAATAATGGCGGGAGTGACACACCTGTCTAGTGTTACCTATTTCTAAAATTATGATTCGATATCCATCTCAGATCTCAGCTATACCTACAAACCTATCCTCATAAGAGCCACATAGTAGTCTTAGCATATTACGTTTGAACACAAGACCTGTAAGCAATGGGTGGCtagtagtaggtacagtcacgtctgaaagtatcgatacggacaacgtgctaaaaatatgtatacactaccTTAATATATGGGCAATAAGGACGTTGTATACATATTTCTGGCACGtagtatcgatattttcaggaGCCAGGATTCTAGGTAGGTCACTTATAAAAGCATGCCTGACCTATCTCAAACTTCTCTGTTGGATACTATACAAGATCTCAATTCTAACTATTAAGCTTGGATTCTGTTGTCATTTAAAGATATAGGGTTTTGTATAACAGCTAACAAACTCAAACTCCTAACAAAGATGTTTTGTAACTCtatagttttgagatttttcctTACTGTATTAAAATGTAACTCCCTATAAGTTACAATCATAATCAATCAAAATGGCCTCTGCAGTATTTCTCTCCCCTTGCGATGTCCTAACATCGGGACTTTAAAACAAATTCTACTACTCGATTTTcaagtaaatatttgttttatttagagAGGCCAATATGATAACAATTATTAGTGTATTAAATcgcaacataaaataaatggttatttgttacaataataattttatttcaataataatatattgaatCTCTTATAGTTACAAAGAATAAAATACCATTAGAATGTCAGTCTGGACTTGaacaaatacttacaaatcGTACAATCATTCAATGATTTTTAAATGcgttatttcaattattaaatgCTAAatgaatattgttttatataatttacatCCAAACCAACATccttctttaaattaaaaaaaaactaagctaTAAAAATGCAAAGTAAATCGAGATGGATGACATATTGGGTGAAGTTTTTTAACTAACTTACATCAAATTATTATATACATGTAAAACAAAAACTCGACAGTCATTGCGTTCTTAATTTAGATTTTTACagtatatttaaataactattttcatatacatattacGAATTACATCTTGAAATATGGACTAATATCTTTCAAAGCACCATTGTGGTTGCATTGAACTAACACTGCTGCtagttttctttatttctaAATATATTATAGCATTGAAgtaatatgttattaataaaatattctaaaaaCAACACTAGAAACAATCTCTTCAGTTTAGCGTTCCGAAAATACCATGTATTTAATATGATTCATGAAgtattgtaacttgtaatactaGCTAAACACTGTATTAGCTTATTAACCCTTTTCCACCCCGCACACCGATCTACAAGGTTTTCCCAAAAAATGCAAATATATAAGTTATAAGTGTAAGCAAACGAGAGTGGCGGACATATCATGCATCTTCCACATTAGGTTGTTAAGCCTTGCCTTGCCAACCAGAAATCTATATTTCTGGTTGGCAAGTAAAGTACTGAATCAAGCgagataaatttaaaaacattgggtacctactttaaagtgatattCAGAATTAGAAGGAGTAAAATaacggttagaaaacatttttcgttgtaggtattttttagcCCACAAACATAAAATTTCTctttataattatgattattgaataatactttcagtgccaagcgcCCAATTTTCAATACAAAATTAACACAGATAGCGTgttcttggcagtgaatgtgttagtATTTACTGAATATCTTTGTAGGAACGGTATCGTTTCGGCGCTTTTTTTATCCTTGCCCATTGGCAACACAATCAAATACAATTTTAGTTAACGTATTACTTCAATGCATCGTAAATTACGTTAATAGCTAACAAGTTTCGATCAGTAACCTTGTGCAGTCTAGAAAGATTAAGAAGAGAAATGTTGAGTTTAGATTGTTTGTAACTGCTATGGGAGACTTGAGCTTGTCCTAACGTCGTTGTTAATATCTACTATTAATTCACCCAGTATCCACCTCACCTGGAACAATAGATatttgttattgatattgtAAACCATAAAACTTAAATCAAAGCGTTTATGCCAGCActtcaggggtcggcaaacttttgagaaAAAGAGCCATCCGCCAAATGTTGTTTTCAGTGGTCTTAGAACTATAAATGTGATTGTTTTGGTCGCTTGAAGAGCCTCAATTGAACCTCCAAGGAGCCGCAGTTTGCCGACCCCTAGTCTAACCAAGTGATTATCGTTTTATAGAAAGCCTCGAACCTTAAATAAAGtatgaaaacaatatttatCTTTTCCAATGGCGTTTTTCGATAAACATCAGTGCCAGTCCCAGATCAGAAATACATACAATGCAAATATGTAATCTTTCGTAGGTACATTCTGTTGTTGTTATCAAAACAGGGGCAGGGATTGGAGAAAAACAGCTAACAAGCGGACAGACATAGTATATGGCAATGAACTGACAGTTGATAATGTATCTAAAGGTGTATTGTGTGTACTTTGCTACTGGGTGGTGAGTAGCGTCGTGGTCAGGCGCAGATAGTTTGGTATCCCTCATCATCACGCCTTGGTCTCCGATAGACGATGACACAAACAACAGTCTTCCCCTAACAACAGCGTACAGTGTCAACTAGATCCAGATATTACGGGATCACAGAGTCCACTGTGTCCCGTGTCAGGGACACATACTGgtatattcccatttgtccccgccgggcaCAGATAGTAATAGGTGCATTCATAtgaatttagatttatttgcattaaacatGGTACAATGGTTCTTATACTATTCCCATTTTTATCCGCCTCATATATGGCGGCAGTGATGTGGGgcagggacaaatgggaatacaaaCACATACTCACTCGGCGGGCAGTCAGTCGGCGCGGGCCTGGTGCCGGCGCTGCAGCGCGACGGCCAGGTCGTGGCGCAGCGCCTGCGTGCGGCGCTCCACCTCCGCGGGCACCACGGAGCGGAGGCCGTTCACTATGTCCTTGGTTTTGCCTACAAATGTACGATAGTGTATAATACAATAAGTGCGGAAGGTAAACAGTACTGAACGTGTGTTCATGGGCGTAGCCAGCATTTTTTAATGGGTGGGGCAGAAGTAGGGGAGGCTGTGGGTATATGGTAGCAGGGTACGGTTGAAACAGCtcaaattttcgtaattatCTACAGGAGAGTGAGGGTTAGGGGAAAGAGGAGCGGTGCCTAGCCATAAATAGGATTGTGGGCAATGCTGCGCTCTCAGTTACCAGACGGGCACATTGTATTTTTTGCGTCAAATATAGGTTTTTTGGTAAATTTCTTTGAATATatcttaattattaatactactatgccttatgggaaacggtcgaagagatggttcagatccggaaaccgccatcaactacttcagcggaatggcgtcaacaaaataataataataataaataaatctttattgatCAAAACATACATGGTACATATGCAGTTGGAGCCCTGGAGACTGCGTTAGTTTACACTGTGTTGCAGCCCCAGTGTTTGCCCGTATTATATAATCAGTTAGAATTATAAAGAACCATTAGACTTAACTTAACttgtaacataaaatatttaatatataatttaggtacaaaCAATAACATAGCGGGAAGGCTATTCAAAAACTTGCATGCATTTgtgtcactagacttatattgaccgggatatagaccgtgattaccttttgtattatttgtgagctcccgatattaacCGTGActcaccgtgaatcattcaaaactctaatgcatttgtgtgtgtgtgtgtgtgtgtgtgtgtgtgtgtgtgtgtgtgtgtgtgtgtgtgtgtgtgtgtgtgtgtgtgtgtgtgtgtgtgtgtgtgtgtgtgtgtgtgcgtgcgtgcgtgcgtgcgtgcgtgtgtgtgtgtgtgtgtgtgtgctaaTCCTAACATCCAAGTAATCCCTGGCTTAATAGTTTCTCAGTCTCATTATAATTCATAGAACACAACAATGTCCAAATAGTCTTTTTAAAAGCATGATTAGAtaatgtttttatagttttatgttccatttttattttattatatattaaatgactcccgcctctttgcaaatattgcatattgcacccaaactatgcattgcacatacataCTGTTTTGTTTCGAACCCTGGTTTATTTTGATTGGTAAACCAAGGGTTGAGTGCAGTAGTAACAGAAATAATAGTTTCCTTACTACCTTGTATCTTGTAGTTGTGAGAATAGCACAAGACTAgggtaaaattaataattaataggtactaaCAAGGAAGAAAAAAGTCTGTAAATAATCTATCTTAAGGCCTGTCCAGACGGAGACAATTTTTcaccaatctgattaaattgcagatcaaatcaggccgtgcggacgcaaacgccaatttggctcgccgattatgaccgatattaccgataaaatggggtgcggacgcaagaataccaatttgtgacgctagtattcgcgttagggggcaatttttaattatttaaatatttttttattttttaaatatttgagcgctctaaattGAACAAATGCcccaaacgcgaatactagcgtCATAAATTGGTATTTTTGCGTATGCACCTcaatttttttagtaatatcggtcataattgGTGGTCGAAATCGGCGAGCCATATTGGCGTTTGCGTCTgcaccacctgatttgatcagacaatttaatcagattggcgaaaaattgctcccgtctggactggACTGGCCTTAACTTCGTTCGGAAATTGCAAATAACTAGACACGATACACGATCTCTGTGCATGCGCGCTCGATTCGcggagtaatttttaaattaccaaatttaatatttatttttgttattacattAATTGTGCCTAAAAATTCTTAGATTCTGGTCGGAGACCAGAAGCGATCAGAGATCAGGTTGCCTTGCCCCACCGTGGCTACGCCCATGCGTGTGTTGGTATCGTAAAACAAGATCGCCCGAATATCGCACTTACAATATTTATACAAGGAAATAAAACGAATTGTTCACatctacagtcagctgcagagataaaagtaacccccccccccctttatagACGTTGTAtgcaggcacagaataagtaatagtaatatcatacagaacggccacgcaccgccccgccccgactcgaatttacctcgccccgcgacagcagattgacgagcttttgcTGAACGCTCAGTTCGCTttagcaacttactcacacaatgacgcatgacgcgtgtacagacgtgccgttcacacaaaaaacgcaaatgatttttgatgtatggcgtgtccgccctgtgatgcAGCTTACCTTTTCGCTGCAGCTGaccgtacctactcgtacaatGGGCCTAGAAGATATGACAGTAATATAAAAGTGAGTAAAGCttaccgaaataaatgtcattgaGGGTATTTCTGATTTTGTTCTCCATGTCCTCGACCATGCGGCCGATGTTGGCTATGTGCGGGGTCACGTCGCTTACCGCCGAATCTTGCTCCgcctaaaataaatttatatcgcCTTTAAAAATCTTTATCGCCAATTGGCATCCAAGACCCCAACAAAATGTACGAAAATAGCAGGATTTTCTACAGATATTTTCTCACCTTACATAACAGGGAAATGCGTGTGTAACAAAAATTGTGTTAGGGCCTAACATTTGCATGTTTATTGCtcaatagccgggtccacacagagcaaGCCGCCTCGCGAAAAAAATGTCGCGTGAAACATCTCGATCAGTGTAGACTTGCCTGGGCCAAGAAAAATACGCGCGGCTCCAAAGCCTCGGGCCTTGATGACGCATAAACAGCTGACCGGATTGGTTGAAATTTGGAACACATATAGTGTAAAACCTGAAGTTAGACTTGTAAACATTATATCTCAATATCTCCCAAACCTGGTGAAATCCTCCAGGATCAAATTCAAAGTCTACAGAAGTGATAGTCAGCTCACCTGTCTAGTAAGGCTTCCACCAAGGTTCATAGTCCCGCTGCCCTCCTTGTTGGTCTGCAGCCAAAGCATGGCGGTGGACGTTAGCTTGTAATGAGCGTTGCGACCGGAGCTCTTCTCAACCACCTCCACAACGTGTATGGAGTCCCAGCAACCTTTGATTTTCTGTGAGCCGTCTCCAGCTTTCTTTATCAATATTACTCCTGAAATGAAAAGAATAGATTAATGGAATCCACACGGAAAGAGCTGCCTGgtgaggaaattgccgcgcgaaacAGTGGGGTATAGCGGTTATCATACTGATGCGGACACCAAGTGAGACCAAGACAGCGCTTTGTAGGTATATAGCGATGACTTGCTCGCATATCGTCGCAGCGTGaggcagtgccggcccgagtccttgatcagggtagagcgaaatcgggttttggcgcccttcgttgaagctctttacccaaaagcaaaacgaaccgtattttgggcccgcgaaacactcgcgtcttttaaaacttttttttctcatttgccattttggcgcccttcttgccatccggcgcctagagcggccgctccactcgctctaccctagatccggccctgggcCGTGAGGATTCGCAACCAATGGGAAGATCGCCTATATAAAGAGTCGCCAAATCACGCGCGGTCACGATGCCTACAGCGAGGCACGTTCGTCGTGAGTAGGCTTGTTCTAGTGCCTAATAATGAAGGCTGATAGAATTACAGTAACTTGTGAAATATGACGAtcttgatgatgatgaccatTGACGGTTCTAGATCTAGCCTAGAGGCCGATGgttccgggttcaaatcctggtaaggacatttatttgtgtgatgagcatgaatatttgttcctagtcttgggtgttttctatgtatttaagtatttatatatatcgttatcaGAGTACCCACGACACATCCTTCTTGAGcgtactgtgggacttagtaaatttgtgtaataatgttctatatttttttttataatgtagtGATCTGACACATTTGTAAGTATTAAGTAAATTTCATATACAGTATCAAACAATATCAagtatgataataaaaaaaccggccaagtgcgagtcggaatcgcgttccaagggttccgtagattacacaatttaaacaatgtattttttatgtgaaatgtcttttaaaaaaacccgtacgggtcggatcaaaaactaagtaattaagtccgactcacgcttgacagcacatttctaataggttttccggtaatctataggtaaagatctattttgtgtatttttttcaaaaattttgacccagtagtttcggagataaagggggaatggtcattttttgcctattttcttgaataacttgtaaactgtttatcttaaaattataaaaaatatatatttgtgattctcacaatgagctcctttatttgatatgtaacaagatatagtttgacaaactttatttttaaattttctcatttaccccccaaaagtggcccccatgtttaaaattaatttgtttacgttacatgtccatcaggggtcacaaacttacatatgtgtaccaaatttcaacttaattggtccagtagtttcggagaaaataggctgtgacagacggacagacagacgcacgagtgatcctataagggttccattttttccttttgaggtacggaaccctaaaaacagcacATGGAAAATGAAAATGAGGAAAACAGGTTCAATCCtatttagaataaataaatcattttagtGTTAACATATTTCCTCATTTGACCAAActtcataaattattattatttaaatacttaatacagTTAGCAGTACTTGTAGGTGCACACAAAGGCTGATTAATTACAGCCCGTTTTAGATTTCTTCAATTGACCTAAATAATGCTTTATTAACATCATACTAATGCTTTATTAATACTAATGCTTTGTTATTCCCTTATCAGAGTCaggaccagggaccggacaaccctttccacgataaaaccctttcaatgggcgtcccttaaacactgctaacacattgaaagactttcccttttgatctgcaagcccattcatacccctacctttgactaacccttatcgaaaagctaaccaaaaataaggctagcccttaagggttacccttatctttaagcgctttttataaaggtttccctttgcgtgaaagagagaattagaaaaggaaagaaaatacatgCCTAGTCAAAGAATGCCGTCGTCGCCGCCGACAATCGCTCGGATtcaaagtaatgtgtgctttatgaacaaggtagacgacttaaatttgcacgcttatatgctaaaagggaagccctttagaaggctaacccttataagcaatatgcaaggtgttggtgagcggatgataagggttttgtaagggtaatTGGGCTACCTATTAC includes:
- the LOC134746831 gene encoding F-actin-capping protein subunit beta, whose amino-acid sequence is MTEQQMDCALDLMRRLPPQQIEKNLTDLIDLVPSLCEDLLSSVDQPLKIAKDRSNGKDYLLCDYNRDGDSYRSPWSNTYDPPLEDGSMPSERLRKLEIDANHAFDQYREMYFEGGVSSVYLWDMDHGFAGVILIKKAGDGSQKIKGCWDSIHVVEVVEKSSGRNAHYKLTSTAMLWLQTNKEGSGTMNLGGSLTRQAEQDSAVSDVTPHIANIGRMVEDMENKIRNTLNDIYFGKTKDIVNGLRSVVPAEVERRTQALRHDLAVALQRRHQARAD